In Streptomyces sp. NBC_01717, one DNA window encodes the following:
- a CDS encoding GGDEF domain-containing protein — protein MGGDDARLRAVVSLAQAMAAAHTPPESWRAAALGACQALGGSFAALSVWERGPGRLRVLVNAGERAEGEEEFPDDETYPVHQFPEITEFLHERWAGGGEPDAWVETADGPVGDAGDGEADSAVAGAHGYGRVYRHQRVAALRRRRRGCCVVAPIVLHGRAWGELYVARPVGEPVFGREDADFATVLAAVVAAGISQTERLEEVRKLAFTDPLTGLANRRAVDTRLDEAVELHRADGTVVSLVVCDLNGLKGVNDSLGHAVGDRLLERFGSVLSRCGAMLPGALAARLGGDEFCLLAVGPGADEVIEVATELCDRAAELEQGDGVACGIASTGDPIGPVTSARRLFRLADAAQYRAKAARSARPVVAGRDGEVIRLADSPPKSAHDRRRLRGSRP, from the coding sequence TCGCTTGCACAGGCAATGGCGGCGGCGCACACCCCGCCGGAGTCCTGGCGGGCGGCCGCGCTGGGGGCGTGCCAGGCGCTGGGCGGCAGCTTCGCCGCACTCTCCGTGTGGGAGCGGGGGCCGGGGCGGCTGCGGGTGCTGGTGAACGCGGGTGAACGGGCCGAGGGGGAGGAGGAGTTCCCCGACGACGAGACGTATCCGGTGCATCAGTTCCCGGAGATCACCGAGTTCCTGCATGAGCGGTGGGCGGGGGGCGGCGAGCCGGACGCCTGGGTGGAGACCGCCGACGGGCCGGTCGGCGACGCCGGGGACGGCGAAGCCGACTCGGCGGTGGCGGGCGCGCACGGCTACGGGCGCGTCTACCGCCATCAGCGCGTGGCGGCCCTGCGACGGCGCCGCCGCGGCTGCTGTGTGGTCGCGCCGATCGTCCTGCACGGGCGGGCCTGGGGTGAGCTCTATGTGGCGCGCCCGGTGGGGGAGCCGGTGTTCGGGCGGGAGGACGCGGACTTCGCGACCGTACTGGCCGCCGTCGTCGCCGCCGGTATCTCCCAGACGGAGCGCCTCGAAGAGGTCCGCAAGCTCGCCTTCACCGACCCGCTCACCGGGCTCGCCAATCGCCGGGCCGTCGACACGCGCCTCGACGAGGCGGTGGAGCTGCACCGCGCCGACGGCACGGTGGTCAGTCTGGTCGTCTGCGATCTGAACGGTCTGAAGGGGGTCAACGACTCCCTGGGCCACGCGGTCGGCGATCGCCTGCTGGAACGTTTCGGCTCGGTGCTCTCCCGGTGCGGTGCGATGCTGCCCGGCGCCCTCGCCGCCCGGCTCGGCGGTGATGAGTTCTGCCTGCTGGCGGTGGGCCCCGGCGCGGACGAGGTGATCGAGGTGGCCACCGAACTCTGCGATCGGGCAGCCGAGTTGGAGCAGGGTGACGGGGTCGCCTGCGGCATCGCGTCGACCGGTGACCCGATCGGGCCGGTGACCTCGGCCCGGCGGCTGTTCCGTCTGGCGGACGCGGCCCAGTACCGGGCGAAGGCGGCCCGCTCCGCGAGACCGGTGGTGGCGGGGCGCGACGGCGAAGTCATCCGGCTGGCCGACTCGCCGCCGAAATCCGCCCACGACCGCCGCCGGCTGCGCGGGAGCCGGCCCTGA